The proteins below come from a single Malus domestica chromosome 03, GDT2T_hap1 genomic window:
- the LOC103446640 gene encoding probable WRKY transcription factor 7, translated as MKVLVLEEVAAVAELLDVGFPMLERMIQYVAVPCRGKDDEMALYHAMPIQQIPPSHHHHHSMVLESTMDSSNTINFSYSAATSFMSSLTGDSDSKQPMSSSAFQITNLSQVSSAGKPLLSSTSLKRKCSSENLGSGKYSAGSSGRCHCSKKRKLRQKRVEFQL; from the exons ATGAAGGTCCTGGTGCTGGAAGAAGTTGCTGCTGTCGCT GAGCTCTTGGACGTCGGTTTCCCTATGTTGGAGAGGATGATCCAATATGTTGCTGTGCCATGCAGAGGAAAAGATGACGAGATGGCGCTGTATCATGCGATGCCGATCCAGCAGATCCCGCCTTCTCATCACCATCACCACAGTATGGTGCTCGAGAGCACTATGGACTCCTCTAACACTATAAATTTCTCGTATTCGGCTGCGACGTCGTTTATGTCGTCGTTGACCGGCGACTCCGATAGCAAGCAACCAATGTCGTCTTCGGCTTTTCAAATTACCAATTTATCCCAGGTTTCCTCAGCCGGAAAGCCGCTGCTTTCCTCCACCTCGCTGAAGCGGAAGTGCAGCTCCGAGAACTTGGGCTCTGGGAAGTACAGTGCTGGATCGTCCGGCCGCTGCCATTGCTCCAAGAAGAGAAAGCTGAGACAGAAGAGGGTTGAGTTCCAGCTATAA
- the LOC139194677 gene encoding uncharacterized protein: protein MTTGATSIDEQLAHMNEAIARLTRIVEEKDQQIAALVNQLDVKPNVKIEQGDGSVKKENDEDEKLLVEKIDVKPELGQAEALMGSLSIQQLQEMIASTIKAQYEGSSHDSVLYSKPYFKKIDALKMPRGYQPPKFMQFDGKGNPKQHVAHFIETCNNARTEGDYLAKQFVRSLKGNAFEWYTNLEPESINSWEQLEKEFLNRFYSTRRTVSMLELTSTKQWRDEPVVDYINRWRNLSLDCNDRLSEISSIEMCVQGMQWGLHYILQGIKPRTFEELATRAHDMELSIAHHGKKEPITDFKKDKVFSSNVDKTGNKPPKEAFTINTAPVKTASAPIKISSKTKAKEIKRDDC, encoded by the exons atgactactggagcgacttcaatcgatgagcagctggctcatatgaatgaagcgatcgcaaggctaacacggattgtggaagaaaaagaccagCAAATCGCCGCACTCGTCAACCAACTAGATGTAAAGCCCAACGTGAAAATCGAGCAAGGGGATGGttcagtaaagaaggaaaacgacgaggatgaaAAGCTTCTggtggagaaaatcgatgtgaagccggagctaGGCCAAGCagaggcactcatgggatctctttctatccaacaactgcaagagatgatcgccagcaccattaaggcacagtacgaaggaagttcacatgactccgtactatactcaaaACCCTACTTCAAGAAAATTGACGCGttgaagatgccaaggggttatcagccaccaaagttcatgcagttcgatggaaagggaaacccgaagcaacacGTCGCACATTTCATTgagacttgcaacaacgcgAGGACAGAAGGAGATTACCTCGCTAAGCAGTTTgtacgctcgctgaaaggaaatgcctttgagtggtacacgaacttagagcctgagtccatcaacagttgggagcaattggaaaaggaattcctcaaccgcttctacagcacccgccgcactgtgagcatgctagagctgacaagCACAAAGCAATGGAGGGATGagccagtcgtggactacatcaaccgatggcgcaatCTAAGCCTCGATTGCAATGACAGACTCTCGGAGATCTCTTCGATCGAGATGtgcgtccaaggcatgcaatgggggttacactatatccttcaaggcattaaaccacggacatttgaagagttagccacccgtgcccacgacatggagctaagtattgcccatcatgggaagaaagagccgatcaccgacttcaagaaaGATAAGGTGTTCTCCTCAaatgtagacaagactgggaaTAAGCCCCCCAAGGAAGCGTTCACCATCAACACTGCGCCCGTCAAAACCGCCTCcgcgcctatcaagatctcctccaaaaccaaagcaaaggagataaagagag acgactGCTAG